The genomic DNA GTCCGCGAACTGTTTGACGAAGGCCTGCTGGAACGCCGATTCGGTCTGGGTCTTGGTCTCATGGTCGGAGTTGGCCGAGATCGCATCGATGGCCTGGGCGACGCGCGAGGCGTGGTCCGGATTGTCCAGGGTGATGGTGTACCAGCTCACCTGGCTCTTGATGTAGTCGTTGGACTCATCGAAATATTTCCAGTTCATCACCAGCTGCTGCTCTTCATTGCCGGCCACGGTGCGGTCTTTGGAGCGGAACGTGCCGACCAGCTCCAGCGGCCAGTCATTACTGCCACCGCGCGGGAAGATGGTGGCCTGCAAGGGAATGGTGTCGCCGACCTTCCAGCCGAACTTCTTCGCCAGGGATTCGCCGACGATGGCGCCGGTCCGTGTGTCCTGCCAGCGCTTCAGCTGGTCGGGGGCGACCTCCAGCTCGCGGTAGATGTCGAAGTAGTTCGGTGCCACCGAGAAGTTGGGGAAAAAATCCTTGGGATCGCGGTAGATGCCCCCGAACCACATGCCGTAGGTGACGTCGCGTACGCCGGCGACCTGCCGGATCTGTGCGTCCAGGCGGATCGGCAGCGACTGGGTGATGGACAGCCGCGAGGCAGTGATCAGCCGATTGGCGCCTTCCACGCTACCGCCCGCAGTGAACGCCACGCGGACCGAATCCAGCATGCCGAACAGCAGGAAGGCCGCTACCACCGACAGCAGGGTCAGCAGGGTGCGGGTGCGGCTGCGGAACAGCTGCGCCCAGACCAGTGAGAAGTATTTCATCAGCGTGCCCTCGGTCAGTGCGCCAGCGGTGCGGCGGCAAGTTCGCCCTTGTCCAGGTGCACGGTATGGGTCGCGTACTCGGCGGCCTTCGGATCGTGGGTGACCATGATGATCGTCTTGCCGTGCTCGCGGTTGAGCTGCTGCAGCAACTGCAGGATCTCTTCGGCGGACTGGCGGTCAAGGTCGCCCGTAGGCTCGTCGCAGATAAGGAACGTGGGGTCGGACACGATCGCGCGCGCGATGGCCACGCGCTGCTGCTGACCACCGGACAGTTCGTTGGGGCGGTGGCTGCGGCGGTCCGCCAGGCCGACCAAGGTCAGGGCGATTTCCGCGTTGCGCTTGCGCTGGGCCGCGTTGAGGTGGGTCAACAACAAGGGCAGCTCGACGTTCTTCTGCGCGGTCAGCATCGGCATCAGGTTGTAGAACTGGAAAACGAAGCCAACGTGGTGGCTGCGCCAGGTGGACAGCTGGCCGCCGCTCATCTGGTCGATGCGCTCGTCTTCGATGGTGATCTCGCCGTCGCTGGGCGAATCCAGTCCCCCGATCAGGTTCAGCAGGGTGGTCTTGCCCGAACCGGAAGGCCCCATCAGCGCGACGAAGTCGCCCTTCTCGATGTCCAGGTCGATCCCGTGCAGGACCTTCACCTGCTCTGGTCCGCGCTGGTAGGTCTTGATGATGTTGCGCAATGAAACCAGGGTCGACATGCCGATTCTCCAGATGCGGTTGTAACGGCCGCTGGCCGTCAGACAGAAAACCTACGGTTGTTCCTTTACCTTGCTGCCGTCGTGCAACGCGTCCGTCGGATCGATCACCACCGCCTCGCCAGCGCGTACGCCCTGCAGGATCTGTCGGTCTGCGTTCAGTGCCAGCCCCGGGGTCACCGTGCGCTGCTGCACGCGGTCATCGGCCAGCACGAACACCACGCTGCCTCCGTCGCGCTGCACGACCGCCGTGGCCGGGATGCGCACGCCCTTCGGCCTGTCCTGGGTGTCCGCCTTCGGCTGCTCCAGGAAGCTCACCCGCACGCCCATCTCCGGCACGATGCGTGGGTCGCGGGTCTTGATCGATACACGTACCTTGACCGTCGCCTTGCCACGGTCCGCCGTGGGAACGATGGCAATCACCTCCGCCGGGATCTTCCAGTCCGGGTAGGCATTGAGCGTGGCCTCGACCGGCATCTTCGGCTGCACGCGACCGATGAAGGCCTCGCCGACCTCGACTTCGATCTCCAATGAATCCATGTCCACGATGGTGCCGATACCGGTACGGGTGAAGCCACCGCCTGCCGACAACGGCGATACGATCTCACCCGGCTGCGCCGCCTTGGCGGTGACCACCCCGGAGAACGGTGCGCGCACGATGTTGTTGTCCACGCCGAGGTCGGCGATGGCCAGCTGGTTGCCCGCCACCTGCACGTTGCGCTGTGCGGTATCCAGCTGCGCACGCAGGCTGTCGCGCTGGGCGATGGACTGGTCGAACTGCGAACGCGACACCAGCTGCTGCCCGACCAGGGATTGCAGGCGGCCCGCTTCAGCATCCGCCTGTTTCAGCTGCGCCTGCAATCCGGCCACCTGGCTGCGGGCTGCCTGCACCTGCGAGGCAGACAGGTCGCGCTGGGCGCCCGCATCGATCGGGTCCAGCGTCGCCATGATCTGGCCTTCCTCGACGCGCATGCCTTCTTCGATCATCACCTCGCGGACTTTGCCGGTGATCTTGGCCGATACCGTGGCCATGCGCCGTGCGACCACGTAGCCACTGGCATCAAGCACCGATGAGGCAGCGCCCGCCCCGTCCAAGGCCACTGCGGGTGCCGTCTGTACCTCAACGGCCTGCGGGCGCAGCATCCACACCGCCGCGGCGATACCGAGCAGCACCACCACGGCAATCACGATCCACAGCCAGCGGCGGCCACCCGGCGTGGGCGGCGGCGGCGTCTTGCGATCGATGCGAAGTTCTTTCAGGAGTTCACTGGAGGCGTTCATAGGGACCATGACGATGGATCGAGCGGAGTGTGACCCCCCGGTCCCCGAGGGGCAAACGGGAGCTCCGGTGCCTGCACAGAATGCGCGCTCCTGCGTTGCCGGTGCAGTGACAGCTGTCACCTGATATGGCTGACGGCGGGCACTGCGTGCCACAGGCGGAAACCGCGAAGCTGCCAGCGTGATCCACGATCCATGCAGACCACCGCCCGCCCGCCAGGATGCCCCGCATGCACACGCCCTCCGTTACACCGCTCGCTTCACTGGACACCGTAAAGGTGACCTACCGCGCTGCCCCGGCGCTGCGTGGCATCAGCCTGCAGGTGCACGGCGGCGAGGTGCTTGCGCTGCTGGGTCGCAACGGGGCGGGAAAAAGCACCGCCATTGCCGTGCTGCTCGGCTTGCGCCATGCCGACGCCGGCACCGCGGTGCTGATGGGCGGGGACCCACAGTCGCGGCGCCAGCGCGCGCAGGTGGGGGTGATGCTGCAGAGCACGGCGCTGCCGGAGAAACTGCAGGTCGGCGAACTGGTCGATCAGTTCCGTGCCAGCTATCCGGATCCCCTGCCGCTGCAGGAGGCGCTGGCAACGGCCGGTATCGAATCCCTGCAGCATCGCCGCTACGGCCAGCTGTCCGGCGGTCAACAGCGGCGCGTGCAGTTCGCCATCGCGGTCTGCGGCCGGCCGCACCTGCTGTTCCTGGACGAGCCGACGACCGGGCTGGACGTCGATTCCCGACAGGTGATGTGGAAAGCGATCCGCAGCCTGGTCAGTGACGGCTGTGGCGTCGTCTTGACCACCCACTATCTGGAGGAAGCCGAAGCCCTGGCGGATCGGGTGATCGTGCTGGAGCAGGGACGGGTCCTTGCCGATGGGCCGATCGCCTCGTTTCGTCCACAGTTGGCACCGCGCCGCATCCGTTGCCGCAGCGCCCTGCAGGTAGACGTCGTGCGGCACTGGCCTGGCGTGCGCGAGGTGCAGCGCGACGGTGCGTACCTGCAGCTGCTGGCCGAACCGGCCGAAGCGGTGGTCGCGCGTCTGCTGGCCGACGACCCGCAGTTGCAGGAACTGGAGGTACGTGGCGGCGGGCTTGCCGAAGCCTTCGTCGAAATGACCCAGGAGGCCGAATGAACGCCACGTCCCGGACGTCCACCGCTGCGGCGCGTCGTCCTGCCACGCGCGCGTTGGCGCCCTATGTCGCCGAGCTCAAGGCAGAGCTGCGCCGTACGTGGCGCACGCCGGCCTTCGTGTTGCCGTGCCTGCTGTTCCCGGTGCTGTTCTATCTGATGTTCGGGGTGTTGCTGGGCCGCGGCCACGCGGCGCGTTACCTGCTGGCGACCTACTGTGTGTTCGGTGCGATGGGACCGGCGCTGTTCGGTTTCGGCGTGCAGTTTGCTCTTGATCGCGCCGGTGGCCTGTTGACCCTGAAACGCGCCTTGCCGGTGCCGCCGTTGGCGCCGCTGCTGGCGCGCCTGCTGATGGCGGTGATCTTCGCGCTGATGGTTGCGGTATTGCTGATTCTTGCCGCGCGCCTGCTGGGAGGGGTGCAGCTGGCCCCAGGGCAGGTCTGCGGACTGCTGGGCGTGGCGGCGCTGGTTGCCTTGCCACTGGGTGCGATCGGCCTGTTGATCGGGACCTGGGTCGGTGCCGATGCCGCCCCTGCCGTGGTCAACCTGGTCTACCTGCCGATGGCCCTGCTGTCAGGTCTGTGGGTGCCGTTGTCCGCGCTGCCCACGGTGTTCAGCACCTTTGCGCCGTTATGGCCGACGTGGCATGCGGCGCAGCTTGCGTTACCGGTGATGGGCGAGCCGACCAGCGGCAGCGCGACCGTGCACGTACTGGTGCTGGTCGCGGTGACGGTGTGCTGTGCACTGCTTGCCTCTCGCCGCCTGCGCCGCATCGGCTGACATGGCATGATCGGCCGCGACCGTCCCCTGCTGGAATCCCCTGTGCCATTGAAGTGGCTTGCCCCCCTCGTGCGCCCTGCGCCGGATTCCGCTGCAGCCGATCATCGGCGGCGGGGACAGTCCGCCTGGAGTGATTACATCCACCTGTTATGGACGTCGTGGGTGTTCCTGACGCCGCTGTTCGGTGGCGGCTACACCGCGCGCTGGGGGGTGCTGACGCTGATCAGCTACCCGACGTTCCTTTTCCTCTATGCGCGCACGATGCTGTCGCCGCGCCACCACGCGCCCCGCTACGCCTTGGCGATGGTGGCGTTGAGCCTGGTGCTGGTGCCGTGGTATCCCTCGGGCATCAGCTACTTCGTGTTCGGTTGCGTGATGCTGCGCGTCTGCCGCAGCGGCAGTACCTGGCGCTATGTTCTGCAGTTGCTGCTGCTCAATGCCGTGTATGTCAGCACGGCGTATCTCTCGGGGTGGGCATGGCAGAACCTGGTCTGGATTCCCTTCATGTCGGTGGTGATCGGGCTCATCTCCAACACCGAGTCGCTCAACAGGGACCGCGACGCCCAACTGCAGCTTTCGCAGGACGAAGTACGGCGCCTTGCCGCCACCGCCGAACGTGAGCGCATCGGGCGCGACCTGCACGATCTGCTCGGCCACACCCTGTCGCTGATCACATTGAAGCTGGAGCTGTCGCGCAAGCTGTACGATCGTGGCGACGCACGTGCCAGGCTGGAGATGGGCGAAGCGGAAGATATTGCGCGGCAGGCGCTTGCAGAGGTGCGCAGCGCCGTCACCGGATTCCGCTCCAGCGACCTTGCCGGTGAACTGGCGTCGGCACGTCTGCTGCTGGAATGCCAGCAGGTGCACCTGGCGTACCAGCCACCGCCGCCCATGCCGCTGGAAACCGAGCGGGCGCTGGCCCTGGTGTTGCGCGAAGCGGTCACCAACATCGCCCGCCACGCGCGTGCCGGCACGGCGCAGGTCGACTTCGAGCGTGTGGGCAACACCTTGCGTATGCAGGTCTGTGACAATGGCCGCGGTGGAGTGACGCGCGAAGGCAATGGTCTCGCCGGAATGCGTGAACGCATCGTGGCACTGCAGGGCACGCTGCAGATCAGTACAACGCCGCAGGGCGGCACCTGCATCGCGGCCAGCGTGCCGATGCCGGTAACGCCCAAGGGAACGCACAGTGTGCCCGCCCCCTTTCATCCCACGTCATCCAGGGAAGCATCATGATCCGGATCGTATTGGCCGAAGACCAGGCCATGGTGCGCGGTGCCTTGTCGGCGCTGCTCGGCCTTGAGCCGGATATCGAGGTGCTGGGCAGTGCAGCGGACGGCGAAGCCGCATGGCGCATGCTGCAGCAGGTGCAGCCGGACATCCTGGTCACCGACATCGAAATGCCCGGACTGACCGGACTGGAGCTTGCCCAGCGCATCGCACGGCAACAGCTGCCGATCAAGGTAGTGATCGTCACCACCTTCGCGCGTACGGGTTTCCTGCGCCGTGCGTTGGATGCCGGCGTGCTCGGCTACCTGCTGAAGGACGCACCGGCTGACCATCTCGCCGATGCGCTGCGGCGCGTACAGCAGGGCGCCCGCGCGATCGACCCGCAGCTGGCCTTGGACGCCTGGTCGCAGGCCGACCCATTGACCGACCGCGAGCGCCGCGTGCTGCGCCTGGCCGGCGAGGGCAAGACCGCCGGCGAAATCGCCACCGACCTCGGCCTTTCACACGGCACCGTACGCAACTACCTGTCCGAGTGCATCGGCAAGCTGGGCGTCGCCAACCGTATCGAAGCCTACCGCCTCGCCCGCCAGAAAGGCTGGCTCTGAAAAAGGGGACGGAGGGGATTAAGTCGCATCTGGCCCAACAGTGCCAGATGCGACTTAATCCCCTCCGTCCCCTTTTTTACTTCCTGGGGCCGCGGGCCATGGACGGGAACACGCCATCGCGGCGGACCCAGGCGTGGTACAGCGCGGCGCCGATGTGCAGCAGCACCGTGGCGAACAATACGTAGGCGAGCAGACTGTGTGCGCTGCGTAGTGCGGTGTATACCGCCGGGGAGTGCGGCGCGATCGCGGGCAGGTTCATCCCGCTCCACAGCACGATGGGATAGGCACCGGCAGACAGCATCGACCAGCCGATCAAGGGCATCGCCAGCATCAGCGTGTACAGCAGCCAGTGCGAGGTCTTGGCGGCCAGGGCCTGCCACCATGGCAGGTCGGCCGGTAGCGGCGGTGGACGGTGACGCAGGCGGTTGTACAGGCGCAGCAGCACCAGCAGGCCGATCGCGATGCCCAGTGGACGATGGATATCGACCAGCATTGGACGCAGGTGCAGCGAGGCCACCATGGTCACGCCGATGAACAGCATCGCGAGGATCATCAGCGCCATCGTCCAGTGCAGCACCCGTGCCAGCAGATTGAAATGGCCGGTGCTCTTGTCAGGCGTGTTCATCGTGCGACCCCTGCATCATTGCCGGCCTGGCCCCGCGCACTTTCGCGCTCGCGGCGGTTGAACGAATGGGAATACACCGCGGAGCGTGTCGCCAGAATGGCGTCATCGCTGCCCTCGATACCTGCAGGCAGGATCAACGGATCGAAGTTGAGGTCGTTGCAGGCGCCGCCGGCCTGCGGCTGCAGGTGGTCCAGGGTCAGTACGCCCGCCTGCACGTGGCGACGCTCGCTCGGCCACGGCGTGGACGGATCCTCGATCGCATCACCGGCATCGGCCAGCGTGACGATCAGGTTCCAACGCACCGGCCCCTGCGCGAGACGCTGCTGGAACTCGTCCGCCAGATAGTCCAGTCCCGCCGTGCGCCGGGCCTGCTCGTCCAGTTCGACGACCGGCGCTTGCGGCTGCCAGCTCCAGCGCACGGCCTGTCGTGTGCCGTCCGCAGCAGTGAACCAGAAGCTGTTGACGCTGTTGAACGTGGTGTTGGCCCAACTGTTCGACCAGGGTGCGGTCTTTGCCCATTGCTGGAACGCGCGTGCGCTGGGGTACTTCGCCAGCACGGCGGCCATCTTTGCCGGGTCGGGCTTGCCCGTGGCCGGCTCGGGCAGCTGTGCGCGGGTCTGTTCGAGGAAGGCCTCCGGCGTAGGGACCGCGAAGAACGGGAAGCTGTTCATCGCCATCCGCCACTCCTGGCCATTCTGGCTGATGAGTTGCAGCGCGATGCTGCGGACGCGGGCCTGCGCATCGGCGCCATGCGGGTCACCGCCGCCGATCGACAGCCGGCCCAGCACCGGGACGCGCGGCTGGGCGAAAACCTCCGCCTTGGACAAGGCGGCCCCCTCGGGCGAACCGGTAAACCAGCCGCTGACGCAGACGCCTTTGCTGTGCGCGCGGCGGAAGCCGGGGTGCGCGGCGCCGGTGGCCTCGATGGTGTCGGTGAACTGCTGCGCGGTAGGCCGATCGCGGCCGATCCAGCCGGCCAGCCAGGCGAAGGCCAGCGCCACGATGCCCAGGATCATCGCGATCAACGCGATCCAGGGCAGCGGCGAATGCGCTCGCGGGCCACGCGGTGTCCCGCCATGGCGGGTAAAGCGGAACAAGGGCATTGGCGGTTCCTGCCTGGCAATAGACTTGCGGGGATAGCGCCATCGTAAACAGAAAAGGGGACGGAGGGGATTAAGTCGCAATCGGCCTGAACGGGCCAATCGCGACTTAATCCCCTCCGTCCCCTTTTTCGGGGTTCAGGCGTAGCGGGTCTTCAGCATGGCCCAGGCCGAGCGCAGGGCGAGGGCTTCGCCGCCGGCCGGGCGGCCGGGGCGTTCGCCGTCGTTCCAGGCGTACACGTCCAGGTGGGCCCAGCGCTGGCCCTCGGCCAGGAAGCGCTCGAGGTACAGCGCGGCGGTGACTGCGCCGCCCATCCGCGAGCCGGCGTTCGCCAGGTCCGCAATGCCGCTGTGCAGGTAACGCAGGTACGGCCGCCACAACGGCATGCGCCAGACCGGATCGCGCGTCTGTTCGCCCGCCTGCAGCCACTGCTGGGCCACGGCATCGTCATTGCTGAAGAGTGCGGGCAGGTCCGGGCCCAGCGCGATGCGCGCCGCGCCGGTCAGGGTGGCGAAGTCCAGCACCAGGTCCGGCTGCTGCTCGCTCGCGTACGTCAGCGCGTCGCCCAGGATCACCCGGCCTTCTGCGTCGGTGTTGTCGATTTCCACGCTCAGCCCCTTGCGGGTGGCGATCACTTCCCCAGGACGGAAGGCATCGGGCCCGATCGCGTTCTCCACCGCTGGCACCAGCAGGGTCAAGCGGACAGGAAGCGCCTGCGCCATCACCAGCCCGGCCAGCGCCAACGCGTGCGCGGCCCCGCCCATGTCCTTCTTCATGTTGCGCATGCCATCGGCCGGCTTGATGTCCAGCCCGCCGGTATCGAAGCACACGCCCTTGCCGACCAGCACCAGCGACGGATCGCTTTCCTTGCCCCAGCGCAGCACGATCAGCCGCGGGGCGCGATGCGATGCACGGCCCACCGCATGGATGGCCGGGAAGTTCTGCTGCAGCAGCGCATCGCCGGTGATCGCTTCGACCTGCGCGCCGTGCGCCTGCGCCATGGTGCGCGCCGCGTCTTCCAGCTGCTGCGGTCCCATGTCTTCGGTAGGGGTGTTGACCCAATCGCGGACCCGCAGGCTGGCGTGCACCAGGGCAACGACTTCCGCCGACGGACTGGCCAGCAGCTGGGCCGGTGCGCGGTTGCGCTTGCGGTAGCGATCGAACCGGTAGCTGCCCAGGCCCCAGCCCAGCTGCAGCAGCTCGTGCTGTGCGGCATCCAGTGAGCTGGCCAGCTGCCACACGCTGCCCTCTGGCAACGCGTGCGGCGCATGGGCGTAGCTGTAGGCATCGGCGGCGTCACCGATGCCGATCACCGCGCCGGCGATGCCCTGCTCACCCGGCAGCAGGGCGACGCTGTGCGCGCTGCCGTTGAAGCCCTGCGCCTGCAGCCATGCCTGCATGGCCGGCGGTTGGCCGGCGTTCCAGTCCTTGAAACCGGCGCGGTCCAGCACATGCAGGGGCAGTGCGTGCTCGGACGCGGCAACGAAACCGACGATATCGCTCATGGGTCAGGAACTCCTGGTGGCGGTGGCGGCGACGTTGGCATCAAGCCAGTCGGCCAGCCCGGTAAGGGTGTCGAACTGCAGGTCAGGCTGCAGCGAAGGGTGGTTCCAGGAAGCGGCCTCGCGGTTGATCCAGCAGCCACGCAGGCCCGCGGAGATGGCACCGGCTACGTCCATGTCGATGTGGTCGCCGACATGCAGCACGTGCTCCGGCGCCACGCCCAGCCGCGCGCAGGCGGCGTGGAAGATGCTGGCCACCGGCTTGGCGGCGCCGTGCTCGCGCGCGCCCAGCTGGAAGGCGAACAGGTGCGATACGCCGATGCGCTCCAGGTCCGCATTGCCATTGCTCAGCGCGGCCACGGGCACTTTCGCGGCGATCCGCTGCAGGGCCTCCAGCGCATCCGGGTAGTACTCCACCTGGTTGCGCGCGGCATGGAACGCTTCGTACGCCGGCTCGACCAGCGCGAGGTCGGCGCCGCTGGCCTGCAGCGCCTGCTGCAGCGTCAGGCGTCGCAGCGCGCTGAGGTCATGGTGCAGGTGGGGGTTGTCGACGTACGCACGCTCGCGCAGCTCACGCATGGCCGCCAGCGGGAACATCGCCGCGGTGGCCGGGCTGTGTTCCTGCATCCAGTCGTGCAGCACGGTGTCGATGCGTGCGCCGATGGGAGCAAAGGGCCACAGGGTGTCGTCGAGATCGAGGGTGATGGCTTGGATGGGAAAGTTCACCCGACCATTCTACGCCCGTCGCAACTGGCTTTCATTCCAGCAGCCGTGACCACCCCTGCATGCCATCCAGCCGCGCCAGCACCAGCTTCACGCACACCAGCAGCGGAACCGCCAGCAACAGGCCGACGAAGCCCCACAACCAGCCGAAGATCATCAGCGCAAGGATCAGCACCAGCGGGGAAATCTTCATCCGCCGGCCCAGCACGATCGGCGTGACCATCTGCCCTTCCAGGGTATGCAGGGCCAGATACGCCGCCGCCGGCAGTACGGCCTCCAGCGGGTCGGGGAACTCGACAAAGCCGACCAGCAGCATCAGCGCTACACCGATCAGCGGCCCCACGTAAGGGGCGAAGTTGAGCAGCGCCGCCGCGGTGCCCCACAGCAGGGCATCCTGCATGTCCAGGCCCAACAGCATCAGCACGCCCGCGAACAGCAGGCCGACCAGGCTGTTGATCACCGAGATGGTGAGCACGTAGCGGGAGACCTCGCGTTCGATGGCGCGCAGGATATCGGTGGTGAAGCGCTGTTGCTGGCGGCTGGGGAACAGGGCGATCGCGTGGCGCTGCAGGTTCTGCCCGTAGATCATGAAAAACAGGGTAAGCAGCACCACCGCCAGCACCGAGGCGAGCAGGCGCGGTGCCTGGGTGATGGCTTTATACGGGTCATCGAGCTGGGTGCGCACCACCTGTACGCGTCGGGTGCCTTCGCCGGCAGCAACGCGGGCGAAATTCTCCGCCGCCTGGTTGGCCTGCTGCACCGGCTTGGTCAGGTTCTGCACCTGGCGTCCGATCTTGCGCAGCTGCTGCGGCGCCTCTTGGGCCCATTCCATCGTCGGTACCACCAACTGCACGGCCAGCGCCGTGGTGGCGCCCAGGCCGAGCACGATCACCAGGATCGCGCCCAGCGGACGCGGCACCCAGATGCGCTGCAGCAGCCGCAGGATCGGATTGCCGACCAGGGCAAAGAACATCGCCAGCAGGATCGGCAGCACGATCGCCTGCGCCGCCCACAGGGTGAACGCCACCGCCAGCGTCGCCAGCACCACGAGGGCAACCGGGGCACGCGGACGGGGGGATGGAGGGGTGGGCGCTGTCTGCGCCGGACCGGTGGTAAGGGACTCGCTCATCGACGCACCGGCAGGGGAAAGTACGTCATTATCCGCCCGCCGCGATCAACGCGGCGGGGTGACCATGTCAACGTTCGGACAATTCCGTGGCGGCCTCTGCGGGACGCGGACCGGTGCCCGCATCACGCTCCTGCGAGACGCCGGTAGTTCCCGTTCGTGGCGTGTTCCGTGCGGCGGCTGCAGCACCCGCTGCCGCACCGGCCGCGGCCGCCGTTGCCGTCGGGTTGACGGCATCGTCTACTTTCTCCGCGGCCGCATCGGCCTGTTCGGCGGCATCGTCAGCGGTGCCGGCGGCATGGGCGGCCATCGCCGAAGCGAAGGCGGCCTGGCCGCTGGCCACGAGATTGGAGACCGAGCCGACCATCTGCAGCCAGCGTGCGCCGCTCACCTTGCCGGGTATCTCCAGCTTGCCGGCGACGAAACCACTGGCCACGCCGGCCACGATGATGCGCAACGGCGACCAGCCACTGCGCCACACCTGGCTGAGCACGCCCCAGTTGTCCTGGGTGTCCACCAACCGCACGGCGACGACCTGTTCGCAGCGCTTCACGCGGCTGCGCAGGGTGCTGAACTTCATGGCTTGCCCTCCGGAATCTTGACGCCCGCATCCGGATCTTCTTCGCTGGGTTCGTCGAACAGACCCAGCTTGGACAACTGGCGGCGCGTGGAATGCATGCCGGTATGGTGGAAGAAGTAAGACACCCGCCATGCGGCGAGCCCGGTGATGACCAGGCTGAGCACCGACGTCATCAGCAATGCATGCAGCCATGACATGCCCCAGCTCTGCAGCAGGGCAATGAAGGTGGCCGCCAGGAACAGCCAAGCGGACGCACCGAATACGATGGCCACGCCGGCCCAGGCCAGCGCCCGACCGAATGCGCTGCGCGCAAGCGCGAAGTCAGCCGATGCCAGGCGGCGCAGCGAACGCAGCGAATGCTTCGCTGCGTCGGCCGTTGCGCGGCTGGCACGGGTGACCTCGCGGATGCTTTCATCCAGCGGCGGGGTGGCCGCTGGATCTGGACCGCGTGCGCTGTCTTCGCTTTCGCTCACGCCGCGGCTTACTTGTCGTTACCGCTGTTGGCGAACTTGGCGATCAGCCAGCCAGCCGCGAAGGCCACGCCGAACGAAGCCAGCGGACGCTCACGGATCAGCTCGGCAGCGCTGTCGACCAGGTCCTTGCCCTTGTCCATCAGCGCATCGACCTGTTCCTTGGCGGCGGCACCGCCGAACTCGGCAGCAGCAAGACCAGACAGGGCGGTGTCAGACAGCTCGGCCTTGACGTTGGCCTTGCCGATACGCAGTTCGTCACCTGCCGCGCCAGCGGCACCCTTGATCGCGCCGCCTGCCGCATTGGCAGCCGACTTCAGGTGGGTGGACGCTTCGCCCAGCTGGTCTTTCAGGTTTTCGGTATTGGTGGGGCTCATGAAAAACTCCTGTTCTGTGGGATTGGCAGCCGCCATCCGGGAAGCGGAATGGCCACGGACGACATGGATACCACCGCCCGGGTATAGGGGGCGTTACGGTAGGGCATGCCGTCAGCGCATGACCAACTGCCCACGGGCATTGCCGCGCACGATGCGCAGCACCAGCTGCGGCGGGCGCTGCTGGAAGTTGGCTTTCCAGCTCGCCAGGTCGGCGAACTCACCGGCGCTGGCCTCGGTGACGATGTCGCCCTTGGCCAAGCCGGAAGCGGCAGCCCGGCTGCCACGCGTGACCTCGTTGACCAGCACCCCGCTGATGCCCGACTGCCGCAGTGACTCGGGCAGGTCGATGAACGTGGCGCCGCCCAGGCGCGGATCGAGGGTGTCGCCGGCGATGGCGCGCGCCTGTTCCTTCAACGTCGCCTTCAACTGCAGGGGTTTGCCATCGCGGCGCAGTTCAAGGGCCATGGTGCTGCCCACCGCCGCCAGCCCTTCGATGTTGTGCAGCGCCTGTGCACTGTCCACCCGCTGTCCGTTGGCGCTGAGCACGACATCACCGGCGCGCACCCCTGCCGCCGCGGCGGCCGATCCAGCCAGCACGCGGCTGACCAGCGCACCACGCGACTCGGACAAGCCCAGCCCCTGCGCCAACTGAGGCGTCAGATTCTGGCTTTCGATACCCAGCGTGCCACGCACCACCACGCCATGTTTGACCAGCTGGTCGACGACGTTGCGTGCCAGGTTGGAGGGGATGGCCAGGCCGAGGCCGATGTTGCCAGCCATGCTGCCCTGCGGATTGAAGCTGGCGGTGTTGATGCCCACCAACTGCCCCTGCAGGTTGACCAGTGCACCACCGGAGTTGCCCGGGTTGATCGATGCATCGGTCTGGATGAAATTCTGGTAACCGAGCCCACGGATGCCGCTGCGGCCCACGGCCGACACGATGCCCGAG from Stenotrophomonas sp. 169 includes the following:
- a CDS encoding ABC transporter ATP-binding protein, giving the protein MSTLVSLRNIIKTYQRGPEQVKVLHGIDLDIEKGDFVALMGPSGSGKTTLLNLIGGLDSPSDGEITIEDERIDQMSGGQLSTWRSHHVGFVFQFYNLMPMLTAQKNVELPLLLTHLNAAQRKRNAEIALTLVGLADRRSHRPNELSGGQQQRVAIARAIVSDPTFLICDEPTGDLDRQSAEEILQLLQQLNREHGKTIIMVTHDPKAAEYATHTVHLDKGELAAAPLAH
- a CDS encoding efflux RND transporter periplasmic adaptor subunit; this translates as MNASSELLKELRIDRKTPPPPTPGGRRWLWIVIAVVVLLGIAAAVWMLRPQAVEVQTAPAVALDGAGAASSVLDASGYVVARRMATVSAKITGKVREVMIEEGMRVEEGQIMATLDPIDAGAQRDLSASQVQAARSQVAGLQAQLKQADAEAGRLQSLVGQQLVSRSQFDQSIAQRDSLRAQLDTAQRNVQVAGNQLAIADLGVDNNIVRAPFSGVVTAKAAQPGEIVSPLSAGGGFTRTGIGTIVDMDSLEIEVEVGEAFIGRVQPKMPVEATLNAYPDWKIPAEVIAIVPTADRGKATVKVRVSIKTRDPRIVPEMGVRVSFLEQPKADTQDRPKGVRIPATAVVQRDGGSVVFVLADDRVQQRTVTPGLALNADRQILQGVRAGEAVVIDPTDALHDGSKVKEQP
- a CDS encoding ABC transporter permease, which gives rise to MNATSRTSTAAARRPATRALAPYVAELKAELRRTWRTPAFVLPCLLFPVLFYLMFGVLLGRGHAARYLLATYCVFGAMGPALFGFGVQFALDRAGGLLTLKRALPVPPLAPLLARLLMAVIFALMVAVLLILAARLLGGVQLAPGQVCGLLGVAALVALPLGAIGLLIGTWVGADAAPAVVNLVYLPMALLSGLWVPLSALPTVFSTFAPLWPTWHAAQLALPVMGEPTSGSATVHVLVLVAVTVCCALLASRRLRRIG
- a CDS encoding ABC transporter ATP-binding protein; its protein translation is MHTPSVTPLASLDTVKVTYRAAPALRGISLQVHGGEVLALLGRNGAGKSTAIAVLLGLRHADAGTAVLMGGDPQSRRQRAQVGVMLQSTALPEKLQVGELVDQFRASYPDPLPLQEALATAGIESLQHRRYGQLSGGQQRRVQFAIAVCGRPHLLFLDEPTTGLDVDSRQVMWKAIRSLVSDGCGVVLTTHYLEEAEALADRVIVLEQGRVLADGPIASFRPQLAPRRIRCRSALQVDVVRHWPGVREVQRDGAYLQLLAEPAEAVVARLLADDPQLQELEVRGGGLAEAFVEMTQEAE
- a CDS encoding ABC transporter permease; translation: MKYFSLVWAQLFRSRTRTLLTLLSVVAAFLLFGMLDSVRVAFTAGGSVEGANRLITASRLSITQSLPIRLDAQIRQVAGVRDVTYGMWFGGIYRDPKDFFPNFSVAPNYFDIYRELEVAPDQLKRWQDTRTGAIVGESLAKKFGWKVGDTIPLQATIFPRGGSNDWPLELVGTFRSKDRTVAGNEEQQLVMNWKYFDESNDYIKSQVSWYTITLDNPDHASRVAQAIDAISANSDHETKTQTESAFQQAFVKQFADIGMIVTSIMGAVFFTLLLLTGNTMAQAVRERIPELATLKTLGFQDRTVLTLVMVEAILLVGLGGAIGMGLAALILPVLAPQTRGLLPPHVPTATWLVGIALIIVIGIVVGLLPALRAKRLKIVDALAGR